A genome region from Oenanthe melanoleuca isolate GR-GAL-2019-014 chromosome 2, OMel1.0, whole genome shotgun sequence includes the following:
- the LOC130249740 gene encoding transmembrane protein 68-like, with protein sequence MIGRKESCASGQFPMTSPSCLFYALEEWTVVEFLKTYLFYVIIGSLTISAILVFFIVPLTIVFFIYLTNILLLIYQRNNELEADPLSDVWNRARKTIATFWDIYARIWHGYELHGVENLPEGPGILVYYHGAIPIDYLYFLSRLFLWKKRLCLSVADHFVFRLPGLKLLLGVTGVIPGRREECLAALRSGYLVSISPGGVREALFSDESYQLVWGKRKGFAQVALEAKVPIIPMYTQNVREGYRMFKERRFFRQLYESTRLPFTPPYGGLPVKFRTYIGKPIPYDPNITTEELVEKTKTAVQALISKHQTIPGNIWKALLERFDKRRKSD encoded by the exons ATGATCGGTAGAAAAGAATCCTGTGCTTCAGGACAGTTTCCAAtgaccagccccagctgccttTTCTATGCACTGGAAGAATGGACTGTTGTGGAGTTCCTGAAGACATACCTTTTTTATGTGATCATTGGCTCACTGACAATTAGTGCAATATTAGTTTTTTTTATAGTTCCTTTAACAATCGTCTTTTTCATTTACCTTAccaatattttgcttttaatatatCAGAGGAACAATGAGTTAGAAGCAGATCCTTTGAGTGATGTTTGGAATAGAGCAAGAAAAACTATAGCAACTTTTTGGGATATATATGCAAGAATATGGCATG GTTATGAGCTTCATGGTGTGGAAAACCTCCCAGAAGGACCAGGCATTCTTGTGTATTACCATGGAGCTATTCCTATAGACTACCTTTACTTTTTGTCTAGGctgtttctgtggaaaaaaagacTTTGCCTGTCAGTAGCTGATCATTTTGTGTTTCGCTTACCAG GACTTAAATTACTGTTGGGAGTGACAGGTGTCATaccaggcaggagggaggagtgCCTTGCTGCCCTGAGGAGTGGGTACCTGGTGTCCATCTCCCCAGGTGGCGTTCGGGAAGCGCTGTTCAGTGACGAGAGCTACCAGCTCGTGTGGGGGAAGCGCAAAGGCTTCGCTCAGGTCGCCCTAGAAGCAAAAGTG CCCATCATTCCAATGTATACTCAAAATGTCCGTGAAGGCTATAGGATGTTTAAAGAAAGAA gattttttagACAGCTATATGAAAGCACTCGGTTGCCTTTTACTCCTCCATACGGAGGCCTTCCAGTTAAATTTCGCACATACATTGGGAAGCCAATCCCTTACGACCCAAATATAACTACAGAGGAATTAGTTGAAAAG aCAAAGACTGCTGTCCAGGCTCTCATAAGCAAGCACCAAACAATCCCAGGCAACATATGGAAGGCTTTACTGGAGAGATTTGATAAACGCCGTAAAAGTGATTAG